From the Sphingomonas suaedae genome, one window contains:
- the metX gene encoding homoserine O-acetyltransferase MetX, with translation MSDDQRFGLDRRVTLPGPLRLDGGVLLSPVEIAYETYGELAADGGNAILICHALTGDQHVASNHPVTGKPGWWTRMVGPGKPIDPARHFVICANVLGSCMGSSGPATVNPATGAPWGMGFPVITIRDMVRAQAMLLDHLGVARLKAVVGGSMGGMQALSWPATFPDRVEAAVVIASTARHSAQNIAFHEVGRQAVMADPRWNGGAYYDGEPPASGLAVARMAAHITYLSEAGLTEKFGRRLQAREAKSFGFDADFQVESYLRHQGLSFVDRFDANAYLYITRAMDYFDLAEEHGGVLANAFRETRARFCLVSFDTDWLYPTRDSRAIVHALNAAGAPVSFVELSSPYGHDAFLLDAPELNRVVEGFLGAGQA, from the coding sequence ATGTCCGACGACCAGCGCTTTGGCCTCGATCGCCGCGTGACGCTGCCGGGGCCGCTGCGCCTCGACGGCGGGGTGCTGCTCTCGCCCGTCGAGATCGCCTATGAAACCTATGGTGAACTGGCCGCGGATGGCGGCAATGCGATCCTGATCTGCCATGCGCTGACTGGCGATCAGCATGTCGCGTCGAACCACCCGGTTACCGGCAAGCCTGGCTGGTGGACGCGGATGGTCGGCCCCGGCAAGCCGATCGATCCCGCGCGGCATTTCGTGATCTGCGCCAATGTGCTGGGCAGTTGCATGGGCAGTTCCGGCCCGGCGACGGTCAACCCGGCGACCGGCGCGCCCTGGGGCATGGGCTTTCCGGTCATCACCATCCGCGACATGGTGCGTGCGCAGGCGATGCTGCTCGACCATCTCGGCGTTGCTCGGCTCAAGGCCGTGGTCGGCGGGTCGATGGGCGGGATGCAGGCGCTCAGCTGGCCCGCGACCTTCCCGGATCGGGTCGAGGCGGCGGTGGTGATCGCCTCGACCGCGCGGCATTCGGCGCAGAATATCGCGTTCCATGAAGTCGGGCGGCAGGCGGTGATGGCCGATCCGCGCTGGAACGGAGGCGCCTATTATGACGGTGAACCGCCCGCATCGGGCCTCGCGGTGGCGCGGATGGCGGCGCATATCACCTATCTGTCCGAAGCAGGGCTGACCGAGAAATTCGGACGGCGGCTCCAGGCGCGCGAGGCCAAGTCGTTCGGCTTCGACGCCGACTTTCAGGTCGAAAGCTATCTGCGCCATCAGGGGCTTAGCTTCGTCGATCGTTTCGACGCCAACGCCTATCTCTACATCACCCGCGCGATGGACTATTTCGACCTGGCGGAGGAGCATGGCGGGGTGCTGGCGAATGCCTTCCGCGAAACGCGGGCGCGCTTCTGTCTCGTCAGCTTCGATACCGACTGGCTCTACCCGACCCGTGACTCTCGCGCGATCGTCCATGCGCTCAATGCCGCCGGTGCGCCGGTCAGCTTCGTTGAGCTGAGCTCTCCCTATGGCCACGACGCCTTTCTGCTCGATGCGCCGGAGTTGAATCGGGTCGTTGAGGGTTTCTTGGGGGCAGGGCAAGCATGA
- the hisC gene encoding histidinol-phosphate transaminase, with protein MTGPTPKPWIMEIAPYVPGKSKTDDGRKAVKLSSNENPLGTSPAARAAFATAANSLERYPDASGTELREALADKHGLDPARIIYGNGSDEVLHLAAGAFAGPGDEIIYVNYGFTVYPIATRRVGATPVVAPDRDYATDVDAILASVTDRTRIVFVANPNNPTGTYASREEIARLHAGLRDDILLVLDHAYAEYIEGDIDDGGMELAKSAPNVLVTRTFSKMYGLAAERIGWGYGSAEIIEAMHRIRLPFSITIAGTAAAIAALNDDDFVARCKSENAKWRRWFSDEIGKLGNAGLRAVPSQANFVLVLFEGKLTGEAAYKGLMEAGYIVRWLPGQGLPHGLRITIGNEEETRAVAAILQQLVTDAQRDAG; from the coding sequence ATGACCGGACCGACCCCCAAGCCGTGGATCATGGAAATCGCCCCCTATGTGCCGGGCAAGTCGAAGACCGACGACGGGCGCAAGGCGGTGAAACTGTCGTCCAACGAAAATCCGCTCGGCACCTCGCCCGCCGCGCGCGCGGCCTTTGCGACCGCCGCGAACAGCCTCGAACGCTATCCCGACGCCAGCGGCACCGAATTGCGCGAGGCGCTGGCAGACAAGCACGGGCTCGATCCCGCGCGGATCATCTATGGCAATGGATCGGACGAGGTGCTGCATCTTGCCGCGGGCGCGTTCGCCGGGCCGGGCGACGAGATCATCTATGTGAATTACGGCTTCACCGTCTATCCCATCGCCACGCGACGGGTCGGCGCGACGCCGGTGGTGGCGCCCGACCGCGACTATGCGACCGATGTCGACGCGATCCTCGCGAGCGTCACCGATCGCACCCGCATCGTGTTCGTCGCCAATCCCAACAATCCGACCGGCACCTATGCCAGTCGCGAAGAGATCGCGCGGCTCCATGCCGGGCTGCGCGACGACATCCTGCTCGTGCTCGACCATGCCTATGCCGAATATATCGAGGGCGATATCGACGATGGCGGGATGGAACTGGCAAAATCCGCGCCGAATGTCCTCGTCACCCGTACCTTCTCCAAAATGTACGGCCTCGCCGCCGAGCGGATCGGCTGGGGTTATGGGTCGGCGGAAATCATCGAGGCGATGCACCGCATCCGCCTTCCCTTCAGCATCACCATCGCCGGTACCGCCGCCGCGATTGCCGCGCTGAACGACGATGATTTCGTCGCGCGCTGCAAGAGCGAGAATGCGAAATGGCGCCGCTGGTTCAGCGACGAGATCGGCAAGCTGGGCAATGCAGGGCTACGTGCGGTGCCGAGCCAGGCGAATTTCGTGCTGGTGCTGTTCGAGGGCAAGCTGACCGGCGAGGCGGCCTATAAGGGGCTGATGGAGGCGGGCTATATCGTTCGCTGGTTGCCCGGCCAGGGATTGCCCCACGGCCTGCGCATCACCATCGGCAACGAGGAGGAGACGCGCGCCGTCGCCGCGATCCTGCAACAGCTGGTGACCGACGCGCAGCGCGACGCGGGATGA
- a CDS encoding amidohydrolase family protein — MRQSVAGVLAALFVMGQAHAQDKPAEKPKWDVNAPQGATLKQAKIDTDEGTWIDVDVSPDGKSVAFALLGDIYTMPITGGTPTRIAEGMAWEVHPRFSPDGRRIAFTSDRGGGDNIWIMNADGSDKKQLTKEDFRLLNQPSWSPDGQYIVAKKHFTTGRSLGTGEVWLYHVSGGAGVQLVKRVSERHQKELGEPVYSADGKGVYFTRNITPGPIFEYAQDSNSNLFNIERYDLETGETTTAVSGLGGSVRPTPSPDGKKIAFVRREAGKSKLWVKDIESGVERMIYDALDQDVQETWAVTGVYPNMDWTPDGESIVFWAGGKIRRVDADGSNAAVIPFRVADTRAVSDAPHPQIAVAPDSFTTKMPRFATVSPDGGRVVFESLGKLWIKPVTGGAAKRLTGLAENAGFELFPSWSRDGRSIVFVEWNDETLGKLRIISASGGSARDVTGQRGHYARPKFSPDGRTIVFEKGGSDGIVDPEWSENPGVYRVAAAGGTPVLVSRDYSRPQYGASNDRIFMLERGEKLQLVSTDLNGQDKRVHANGELASDFIVAPDGKSVAFRQNYQVFAMPLMPGGQQVAVAPKANALPVVRVSEDGGDYIGWSGDGAQLHWSLGPTLKTVDRAAFFASAPDAPKAALTPRTTSLAMEVKAAKPGGTIALTGARIVTMAGADGGIIENGTILIEGDRIVTVAPTAAIQLPAGTKMVDVTGRTIIPGLVDAHAHGPYGDGELVPQQNWSLIQNLALGSTTIHDPSSGARVVFPAQEMQRAGKILGPRIFSTGEIIYGAKNASVYAQIDTYEDALNHVRRLKAQGAHSVKNYNQPRREQRQMVVAAARAEGMQVVAEGGSLFGMDMNLIADGNSTLEHNVPVDIFYKDVLQFFGQSDTNYTPTLVVTYGGLAGDPYWRQATNVWENPLMIHTPPAQLRAATMRVTKAPESNFVDDDNAREAKKVMEAGKLVAIGAHGQQAGIGVHWELWSFVRGGMTPVEALRTGTIDSARSLGFAKDVGSLEPGKLADLLVLDADPTADIRNSDNIHRVMLGGRMYDPRTMNEVETGASKRRPYWWE; from the coding sequence ATGCGTCAGTCGGTCGCCGGCGTCCTCGCCGCGCTGTTCGTCATGGGTCAGGCTCATGCGCAGGACAAGCCCGCCGAAAAGCCCAAATGGGACGTCAACGCGCCACAGGGGGCGACGTTGAAACAGGCGAAGATCGACACGGATGAGGGCACCTGGATCGATGTCGATGTCAGCCCGGATGGCAAGAGCGTCGCTTTCGCCTTGCTCGGCGACATCTACACCATGCCGATTACAGGCGGCACGCCGACGCGGATCGCGGAGGGCATGGCGTGGGAGGTGCATCCGCGCTTCTCGCCCGACGGCCGCCGCATCGCCTTCACCTCCGACCGGGGCGGCGGCGACAATATCTGGATCATGAACGCCGATGGCAGCGACAAGAAGCAGCTGACCAAGGAGGATTTCCGCCTTCTCAATCAGCCGAGCTGGTCGCCCGACGGCCAATATATCGTTGCCAAGAAGCATTTCACCACCGGCCGCTCGCTCGGAACCGGCGAGGTGTGGCTGTACCATGTCTCGGGCGGCGCGGGCGTCCAGCTGGTCAAGCGGGTGAGCGAGCGCCACCAGAAGGAGCTGGGCGAGCCGGTCTATTCGGCCGATGGCAAGGGCGTCTATTTCACCCGCAACATCACCCCCGGCCCGATCTTCGAATATGCGCAGGATTCGAACAGCAACCTGTTCAACATCGAGCGCTACGACCTCGAAACCGGTGAGACGACCACCGCCGTCTCCGGCCTTGGCGGATCGGTACGTCCGACTCCGTCGCCTGACGGCAAGAAGATCGCCTTTGTCCGGCGGGAGGCGGGCAAGTCCAAGCTCTGGGTCAAGGACATCGAAAGCGGCGTCGAGCGAATGATCTACGATGCGCTCGATCAGGACGTACAAGAGACGTGGGCGGTCACCGGCGTCTATCCCAATATGGACTGGACCCCCGATGGCGAATCGATCGTCTTCTGGGCGGGCGGCAAGATCCGCCGGGTGGATGCCGACGGATCGAACGCGGCCGTCATCCCGTTCCGGGTCGCCGACACCCGCGCGGTCTCCGATGCGCCGCATCCGCAGATTGCCGTCGCGCCGGACAGCTTCACGACGAAAATGCCGCGTTTCGCCACCGTGTCGCCCGATGGCGGTCGGGTGGTGTTCGAGAGTCTGGGCAAGCTGTGGATCAAGCCCGTTACGGGCGGCGCAGCCAAGCGGCTGACCGGCCTCGCCGAGAATGCCGGGTTCGAGCTGTTCCCGTCCTGGTCGCGCGATGGGCGCAGCATCGTCTTCGTCGAATGGAATGACGAAACGCTCGGCAAGCTGCGCATCATCTCCGCATCGGGCGGCTCGGCGCGCGACGTGACGGGGCAGCGCGGTCATTATGCGCGCCCCAAATTCTCCCCCGACGGCCGGACCATCGTCTTCGAAAAGGGCGGGAGCGACGGGATCGTCGACCCCGAATGGTCCGAAAATCCGGGCGTCTATCGCGTCGCTGCGGCGGGCGGGACGCCGGTCCTGGTCTCGCGTGACTATAGCCGTCCGCAATATGGCGCGTCGAACGATCGCATCTTCATGCTCGAACGCGGCGAGAAGCTCCAGCTCGTCAGCACCGATCTCAACGGTCAGGACAAGCGCGTCCATGCCAATGGCGAGCTCGCCAGCGACTTCATCGTCGCGCCCGACGGCAAGAGCGTCGCCTTCCGCCAGAATTATCAGGTGTTCGCAATGCCGCTGATGCCGGGCGGGCAGCAGGTGGCGGTCGCGCCCAAGGCGAACGCACTGCCGGTCGTCCGGGTGAGTGAGGATGGCGGCGACTATATCGGCTGGTCCGGCGACGGCGCGCAGCTCCACTGGAGCCTAGGGCCGACGCTCAAGACGGTGGATCGCGCTGCCTTCTTCGCGTCGGCGCCCGATGCCCCCAAGGCGGCTTTGACCCCGCGCACGACTTCGCTCGCCATGGAAGTGAAGGCGGCGAAACCAGGCGGCACGATCGCGCTGACCGGCGCCCGCATCGTGACCATGGCAGGCGCCGATGGCGGGATCATCGAGAATGGCACGATCCTGATCGAAGGCGACCGGATCGTCACCGTCGCGCCAACCGCAGCGATTCAGCTGCCCGCAGGGACAAAGATGGTCGATGTGACGGGGCGGACGATCATCCCGGGTCTGGTCGATGCGCACGCGCACGGCCCCTATGGCGATGGCGAGCTGGTGCCCCAGCAGAACTGGTCGCTGATCCAGAATCTCGCGCTCGGCTCGACGACAATCCACGATCCGTCCTCGGGCGCGCGCGTCGTGTTCCCGGCGCAGGAGATGCAGCGCGCGGGCAAGATCCTGGGTCCGCGCATCTTCTCGACCGGGGAGATCATCTATGGTGCGAAGAACGCCAGCGTCTATGCGCAAATCGACACTTACGAGGACGCGCTCAATCATGTCCGGCGGCTGAAGGCGCAGGGCGCGCATTCGGTGAAGAACTATAACCAGCCCCGGCGCGAGCAGCGCCAGATGGTCGTCGCCGCCGCGCGGGCGGAGGGGATGCAGGTGGTGGCCGAGGGCGGGTCGCTGTTCGGGATGGACATGAACCTGATCGCCGACGGCAATTCGACGCTGGAGCACAATGTCCCGGTCGATATCTTCTACAAGGACGTCCTCCAGTTCTTCGGCCAGAGCGATACCAACTACACGCCCACGCTGGTGGTCACCTATGGCGGTCTGGCGGGCGATCCCTATTGGCGGCAGGCGACCAATGTCTGGGAAAACCCATTGATGATCCACACGCCGCCTGCACAGCTGCGCGCGGCGACGATGCGGGTGACCAAGGCGCCCGAAAGCAATTTCGTCGATGACGACAATGCACGCGAGGCGAAGAAGGTGATGGAAGCGGGCAAGCTGGTCGCGATCGGCGCGCACGGGCAACAGGCGGGAATCGGTGTGCATTGGGAGCTGTGGTCCTTCGTGCGCGGCGGGATGACCCCGGTCGAGGCGCTGCGCACCGGTACGATCGATTCGGCGCGTTCGCTCGGCTTTGCAAAGGATGTCGGCTCGCTCGAACCGGGCAAGCTCGCCGATCTGCTGGTGCTCGACGCCGATCCGACGGCGGATATCCGCAACAGCGACAATATCCATCGCGTCATGCTGGGCGGCCGGATGTACGACCCGCGCACGATGAACGAGGTCGAGACGGGGGCTTCGAAACGCCGCCCCTATTGGTGGGAATGA
- a CDS encoding flavin monoamine oxidase family protein, with protein sequence MRSGGFFWHALAAARRHNLAAAGEAAPAPASPAATRRALLKGFAAGGVAAAIPTAAPARPNGGRVAIIGGGIAGLSALHHLREAGVDARLYEARGRLGGRIFTLKSSNGPVFEMGAQLVNSDHNDIHALARRFGIALVDRKAQAHRSIVLANGRAISDAALAEALRPIAAQIGRDADRIDGDPQALAALDAISVADYLDRHAALLPQPWVRRLLEATGRTEYGAEPDATSALSLIFNLPTVNGARADVLGGSDERYMIDGGSGALIDALAARHAAQIETGRPLRRIERATGGVRLVFADASAIRADSVIVAVPGPVTRRIDFAVPLPMVWREFIGAMALGRNEKILAAAADPRWQEAIGAGGDVWQTGGDAPGWASGWASGWDSSVRGAGGPPVWTWYLGGDAVADPTPARALAARYAADTGEVLGDMAAACGDAPVRRTTWHRDPWIGGAYGSSPPGYLTRFGRMLWMEGEDGTAIGSAPALGRVIFAGEHLSDAYPGYMNGGAQTGRLAAQAIIGRAVPIVSA encoded by the coding sequence ATGCGAAGCGGGGGCTTTTTCTGGCACGCACTGGCGGCGGCGCGGCGGCATAATCTCGCCGCGGCGGGCGAAGCTGCGCCGGCCCCGGCGAGCCCCGCCGCGACGCGCCGCGCCTTGCTCAAGGGCTTCGCCGCGGGCGGTGTCGCCGCAGCGATCCCCACCGCCGCGCCCGCACGTCCGAACGGCGGCCGGGTCGCGATCATCGGCGGCGGAATCGCGGGGCTGAGCGCGCTCCATCACCTGCGCGAGGCCGGGGTCGATGCGCGGCTGTACGAGGCGCGCGGGCGACTTGGCGGACGGATCTTCACGCTGAAATCCAGCAACGGCCCGGTGTTTGAGATGGGCGCTCAGCTGGTCAATAGCGATCACAACGACATCCATGCGCTCGCCCGCCGGTTCGGCATCGCTCTGGTAGATCGCAAGGCACAGGCGCATCGCAGCATCGTTCTGGCGAATGGCCGCGCCATATCCGATGCGGCGCTGGCGGAAGCGCTGCGGCCGATCGCCGCACAGATCGGTCGGGATGCCGACCGGATCGACGGCGACCCGCAGGCGCTGGCGGCGCTCGATGCGATTTCGGTCGCCGATTATCTCGACCGCCACGCCGCGCTGCTGCCGCAACCCTGGGTCCGGCGCCTGCTCGAAGCGACGGGGCGAACCGAATATGGCGCGGAACCCGACGCCACTTCGGCGCTGTCGCTGATCTTCAACCTTCCGACCGTTAATGGCGCGCGCGCCGATGTGCTGGGCGGATCGGACGAGCGCTACATGATCGACGGCGGCAGCGGCGCGCTGATCGACGCCCTCGCCGCCCGCCACGCCGCGCAGATCGAGACCGGGAGACCGCTGCGACGCATCGAGCGTGCGACCGGCGGCGTGCGCCTCGTCTTTGCCGATGCCAGCGCGATCCGGGCGGACAGCGTGATCGTTGCCGTGCCCGGGCCCGTCACCCGCCGCATCGACTTCGCCGTACCGCTCCCCATGGTCTGGCGTGAGTTCATCGGGGCGATGGCGCTGGGGCGGAACGAGAAGATCCTCGCCGCCGCTGCCGATCCGCGCTGGCAAGAGGCGATCGGCGCGGGGGGCGATGTGTGGCAGACCGGCGGAGACGCGCCCGGCTGGGCGAGCGGCTGGGCGAGCGGCTGGGACAGCAGCGTGCGGGGTGCCGGGGGGCCGCCGGTCTGGACCTGGTATCTGGGCGGGGATGCCGTCGCGGACCCGACCCCGGCCCGCGCGCTGGCGGCGCGCTATGCCGCCGACACGGGCGAGGTTCTCGGCGACATGGCCGCAGCGTGCGGCGACGCGCCGGTGCGCCGCACCACATGGCATCGCGACCCGTGGATCGGCGGCGCCTATGGCAGCTCGCCGCCCGGCTATCTCACCCGCTTTGGACGCATGTTGTGGATGGAGGGGGAGGACGGCACCGCGATCGGGTCCGCGCCCGCTCTCGGTCGGGTGATCTTCGCGGGCGAGCACCTCTCGGACGCCTATCCCGGCTATATGAATGGCGGCGCGCAGACCGGACGGCTGGCGGCGCAGGCGATTATCGGGCGGGCGGTCCCGATTGTATCCGCTTGA
- a CDS encoding TonB-dependent receptor — translation MMNFRSKRSALIRGASAGAFAIALMASTAALAQTTGTLQGRVEGATAGTTVTVTDTVTGRSTTATVGPDGRFTIVGLRPSTYRVEAEGQETQDVSLPVGETVNVELAPPAQVAAGEEVVITGSRSRAEVRTATIGTSVSQAQIESLPQSSRNFLNFAALAPGVTLSADENNKRIQAGGVSSNNVNVFVDGTSQKNQVGFGGVAGQNFSQGNPFPQSAIQEFRVETQNFKAEYENAGSAIITAITKTGGEQFSGGAFGKFIPKSFYGRPFFDRPGEANNPNGDREKPDYKRWEFGADLGGPIIPGVLHFFATYEGQRKTQPGLAVNLTDPSIPADLVSANSGSFPADFKQDLYFGKLTLFASDRDTLNASYFLRQESDVRDYGGTRLREGGRDLGTESKTAQFEWSHRGEGFLNELSLSYFKSFTGTPTISEGPEYKLLNPSGGEVLIGGANSFQQANDQESYTFKNNFTYTGWDRHVVKAGLKVSMNTLTRVEDAFANGSYSFNAVGFTGFDSSTPVRATISLLPPTPMEADNVQVGLFVQDDWTIDDHWTVNLGLRWDYETNNFNNNYHTPEKVATALRNYQPWQAAGINPEDYITDGTRRKPFTGAFQPRIGVSYDVNGDRDLVLFAGAGRYYDRNIFYLASLETLFNNIRSDATVNFCGATGLPTCNGTAGQLQWDPSYRDPNALRAAVGQTGLSGDIWVINNDAKVPYTDQFTLGVRKRLGDIQLSAAVAHNRSHDAFIFVRGNRQPDGNYTPDGDGWIRDNFPADGRPAGYTGRLNIGSSEGEARYTALYLTADKTYTKASGWGATASLTISDAKSNQAIGFDEGQMFNAGRQDAFGWQPTRGLERWRFVASGIGDLPWGFQIAGTLTLGSGPRFGNVDFSRTPSPNCVQADGVTPGGCVYYNDAGVFSPKDDIAYKNLDLRIAKTFKVPGIGGELTADFEVFNVFDWVNRNYSTWGAGSGANPPLEENSTVGYARTFQAGLKYRF, via the coding sequence ATGATGAATTTCCGCAGCAAGCGTTCCGCCCTGATTCGCGGGGCTTCGGCAGGGGCCTTTGCCATTGCCCTGATGGCGAGCACCGCCGCCCTCGCCCAGACCACCGGTACGCTTCAGGGCCGCGTCGAAGGCGCGACAGCCGGCACTACCGTGACCGTTACCGACACCGTGACGGGCCGCAGCACCACCGCGACGGTCGGCCCTGACGGTCGCTTCACCATCGTCGGTCTGCGCCCCAGCACCTACCGCGTCGAGGCCGAAGGGCAGGAGACGCAGGACGTGTCCCTCCCGGTCGGCGAAACGGTCAATGTCGAACTCGCGCCCCCGGCCCAGGTCGCCGCAGGCGAGGAAGTCGTCATTACCGGCTCGCGCAGCCGCGCCGAGGTGCGAACCGCGACGATCGGCACCAGCGTCAGCCAGGCGCAGATCGAAAGCCTGCCCCAGAGCAGCCGCAACTTCCTCAACTTCGCCGCGCTCGCGCCCGGCGTCACCCTATCGGCGGACGAGAACAACAAGCGCATCCAGGCGGGCGGTGTCAGCTCGAACAACGTCAACGTTTTTGTCGACGGTACCAGCCAGAAGAACCAGGTCGGGTTCGGCGGCGTCGCGGGCCAGAATTTCAGTCAGGGTAATCCCTTCCCGCAATCGGCGATCCAGGAATTCCGCGTTGAGACGCAGAACTTCAAGGCCGAATATGAGAATGCTGGTTCGGCGATCATCACCGCGATCACCAAGACGGGTGGCGAGCAGTTCAGCGGCGGTGCGTTCGGGAAGTTCATCCCGAAATCCTTCTACGGTCGCCCGTTCTTCGATCGCCCCGGCGAAGCGAACAATCCCAATGGCGATCGCGAAAAGCCGGACTATAAGCGGTGGGAATTCGGCGCCGATCTGGGTGGCCCGATCATCCCCGGCGTGCTTCATTTCTTCGCCACCTATGAAGGTCAGCGCAAGACTCAGCCGGGCCTCGCGGTCAACCTGACCGATCCAAGCATCCCCGCCGATCTGGTGTCCGCGAACAGCGGCAGCTTCCCGGCCGATTTCAAGCAGGACCTGTATTTCGGCAAGCTGACGCTGTTCGCGTCCGACCGCGACACGCTCAATGCCAGCTATTTCCTGCGCCAGGAATCGGACGTCCGCGACTATGGCGGCACGCGTCTGCGCGAGGGCGGTCGCGATCTGGGCACGGAAAGCAAGACCGCGCAGTTCGAGTGGTCGCACCGTGGCGAGGGTTTCCTCAACGAACTGTCACTGAGCTATTTCAAGAGCTTCACCGGCACCCCGACGATCAGCGAAGGGCCGGAATACAAGCTGCTCAACCCGTCGGGCGGCGAAGTGCTGATCGGCGGCGCCAATTCGTTCCAGCAGGCGAACGATCAGGAAAGCTACACGTTCAAGAACAACTTCACCTATACCGGCTGGGATCGGCACGTTGTGAAGGCGGGTTTGAAGGTGTCGATGAACACCCTCACCCGTGTCGAGGACGCCTTCGCCAACGGCTCCTACAGCTTCAACGCGGTGGGCTTTACCGGCTTCGATTCGAGCACGCCGGTTCGAGCGACCATCTCGCTTCTGCCGCCGACGCCGATGGAGGCGGACAATGTCCAGGTGGGACTGTTCGTCCAGGACGACTGGACGATCGACGATCACTGGACCGTCAATCTCGGTCTGCGCTGGGATTATGAAACCAACAATTTCAATAACAACTATCACACGCCCGAAAAGGTCGCGACCGCGCTGCGCAACTATCAGCCTTGGCAGGCGGCGGGTATCAATCCGGAGGATTACATCACCGACGGGACCCGGCGTAAGCCGTTCACGGGTGCCTTCCAGCCGCGCATTGGCGTCTCCTATGACGTCAATGGCGACCGGGATCTGGTGTTGTTCGCGGGTGCGGGCCGCTATTATGACCGCAACATCTTCTACCTCGCCTCGCTCGAAACGCTGTTCAACAACATTCGCAGCGATGCGACGGTGAATTTTTGCGGCGCGACGGGATTGCCGACCTGTAATGGCACGGCAGGACAGCTTCAGTGGGATCCCTCCTATCGCGACCCCAATGCGTTGCGCGCCGCGGTCGGGCAGACGGGGCTGAGCGGAGACATCTGGGTCATCAACAACGACGCCAAGGTGCCCTACACCGATCAGTTCACGCTGGGCGTTCGCAAGCGGCTGGGCGATATCCAGCTTTCGGCGGCCGTTGCGCACAACCGCTCGCACGACGCCTTCATCTTCGTGCGCGGCAATCGTCAGCCCGATGGCAACTACACTCCGGACGGTGATGGCTGGATCCGCGACAACTTCCCGGCCGATGGCCGTCCGGCGGGCTATACCGGTCGCCTCAACATCGGCTCGAGCGAGGGTGAGGCGCGCTACACCGCGCTCTACCTGACCGCGGACAAGACCTATACCAAGGCATCGGGCTGGGGCGCGACCGCATCGCTCACCATCTCCGACGCCAAGTCGAACCAGGCGATCGGTTTCGACGAGGGTCAGATGTTCAACGCGGGTCGGCAGGATGCGTTCGGCTGGCAACCGACCCGCGGGCTCGAGCGCTGGCGTTTTGTCGCAAGCGGGATCGGCGATTTGCCCTGGGGATTCCAGATTGCGGGGACCTTGACGCTCGGTTCGGGCCCACGCTTCGGCAATGTCGATTTCAGCCGGACGCCGTCACCCAACTGCGTACAGGCCGATGGCGTGACGCCCGGCGGCTGCGTCTATTACAACGATGCCGGCGTGTTCAGTCCGAAGGACGACATCGCCTACAAGAATCTCGACCTGCGCATCGCCAAGACCTTCAAGGTGCCGGGCATCGGCGGCGAACTGACCGCCGATTTCGAGGTCTTCAACGTCTTCGACTGGGTCAACCGCAACTACTCGACCTGGGGTGCGGGCAGCGGGGCGAACCCGCCGCTCGAGGAGAATTCGACTGTCGGATACGCCCGCACCTTCCAGGCGGGCCTCAAATACCGCTTCTAA
- the metW gene encoding methionine biosynthesis protein MetW, with protein sequence MKVSGSNVLTPAAPNLRPDLNVIFRNIDRGSRILDVGCGDGRLMAALRNYRDCDARGLEIDPHNVATAVSYGLSVIQGDADTDLADYPDASFDYAILSQTLQTTMRPHVVLDHLLRIGERAVVSFPNFAHWRVRLSLLWGGRMPVTRLLPVAWYETPNIHHVTIDDFRAYVREQGITVEQAWFLSGDQLTSSAAANFRAEHAVFLLKR encoded by the coding sequence ATGAAGGTCAGCGGTTCCAACGTTCTTACGCCCGCAGCACCCAACCTGCGTCCGGACCTCAACGTCATTTTCCGGAACATTGATCGCGGTAGCAGAATCCTTGATGTCGGTTGCGGCGATGGGCGCCTGATGGCCGCGCTCCGAAACTATCGAGATTGCGATGCGCGGGGGCTGGAGATCGATCCGCACAATGTCGCTACTGCAGTTTCCTACGGTTTGTCGGTGATTCAGGGCGACGCCGACACCGATCTCGCCGACTATCCCGACGCCAGCTTCGACTATGCGATCCTCAGCCAGACGCTGCAGACGACGATGCGACCCCATGTCGTGCTCGATCACCTGCTGCGGATCGGCGAGCGTGCGGTCGTCTCCTTCCCCAATTTCGCGCATTGGCGGGTGCGGTTGTCGTTATTGTGGGGCGGACGGATGCCGGTGACGCGGCTGCTGCCCGTCGCCTGGTACGAAACGCCGAACATCCACCATGTCACGATCGACGATTTCCGCGCCTATGTCCGCGAACAGGGGATCACAGTCGAACAGGCGTGGTTCCTGTCGGGCGACCAACTGACCAGTTCGGCGGCAGCCAATTTTCGCGCCGAACACGCCGTCTTCCTGCTGAAGAGATAG